GTGGGGAGATCCCAGAACAAAACCTGCAAACCTGATGGATTTTGGAAGGGATGAGCTGGGAAGGTTTTCTATCTATTTATATATGTACGTGTACGCATACACACACTCTGTAAACGCAGGGGATGCTGCCAATGAAGCAGGGACGTTGTGAGGACATGCCTGTAGGCCATGCTGGTCAGGGGAAGTTGTAGCAGGAGCTACAGAGTCAAGcacaacagagaggaaaaagcaacaGATGGCAACGACTCTGAAGATTCGTTCTCCTGCCTCgttgtcctttctgttttcagtcttccctaTATAAGTAACTTCTGCCCTTCTAGAGGGCATCTGTACCGCCCTGTGACTAAGCAAGACCTGACTTCATTTTCTCATCTTGACAGTGCTCGTGGGGTAACCCAGAGTAAGCGTTTGTATCACTGGCTAGGTGGTATTTTagcttctaaaaataaattcaagctGTGGAACAGTTGAGACAAAGGCTGTTAGAATTTCAGGTAAGTTGACATTGCTAATGAAGGGAAAACTGGTGGGAGCTTAGCACTCCCACATTCCTGTGCTATCACCTTACTTCTGGTGCTGCATGTGTGTTCCAGGCAAGCTGAAACTAAGCTTGCCTGCAATTGCCAGAGAATTCCTGCTTTTGGTGAACTctgagctgcaggctgggaatgctgcagctgctccaagCCAACACCAAAGCGGAGGTTTGGCTGAACAAAGCGCGAGCTTAACACTGCTCCTACATTTCAGTTGGCCACACATCTTGCTTTCAGTGGACAACTCCACTGCAGAtacagcagggagctggaggcTTCTGGCAAGCGCACGGAAACAGACGGCAGTTCTGACACCTGGGTAAGTGTCGACAGCATCAGAGAAATGTAAGAAAAGGGAGCTGCAGCTACACTCTGCAGTTCTGGTAAACTGATCAATAATTTACATTTAGACTTAACATTCCTGTGAGATGAATGGTGTCACCTCGCTCCTCGTGGAAGTAGTTAGCCTACATGGGGAACAGAGCCGGACTGCCTCTGGTTTAGAGGTTTGCCTTGTGCTGAGCCATCTTTTAGTGGAAGCTTAATGGGATGCTCAATTTCAAGTCAAACTTctggttctttttatttttgtatttttccagtGAACAACTTGTAAGAATATTAACTAAATGAGGGCTAGAAAATACATGTGTCTCATTTGCTTGTCCTGTGCATTTGGTGATATTTTTTTAGAGTAGggagttttcattttttgtgtcTTCAAATCATGCTACAGAATGCAAGCCTCTTAGAAAATAACAGTTTAACAGTAAATCTATATCTAAATCTAAACCTGGCAGAGAGGCTGTCTCTGTGCCCGTCCAAGAAAGATGAAGGTTCCAAAATCAGTTTTAACTTGTTAGTGGTTAAATTCCAAGCTGACTGAGACTCCCTTGAAATTGTGACATTGGGTTCTGTGGCAAGGGTCAAGCCTTTGTAGCAGGCTACTAGGTGAAACCCTGCTCCTGACACCTTCAGGTGTTTGATTTTGAAGGAAATATATGGTGATTATCATTAATTCTGTATCCTGGAAGATTTTCTGGCTGCGTTTACTGGCTCTTCCCTTTACAATATGTGTTTGTCTCTTAAGCTGTATCTGGAGTAGCTCCACCACCTGCTATACTTAGGTGCAGATTCTGGTATTTTCTGTGTATTCAGTCTTAGATATTCTATGCTACTCCTGTTTCAAGCAGTAGGTTCCCTTGGCTGTGCAGACCTGCAGTCAGAGGGCTTAATGCAGCAAATGTTTGAGCAATGTACTTCAGCCTGCCCTAATTTTCCACCGTGTAAAAGCGTACTGCTGGAAACGCTGAAGAAAAGGGCATTTCACTGGTTAGGCACTGGTCTGGGTCACTGTGTAGGCACTTGCAGGGGCACTGGAAGTTTTAGGGAAAGCTGTCAATACCATGAATTAGCTGTGAAATGCTGCAAAATCCAGAGCAATCTATGGTCAGAGAGGAACCAATGGGGCTTTATACCACCAGCAAGTAATATCCTTGGGACATGGCCTGTGATCTTTAGTGGGATTACTTAGGGGGATAAAGCTACCCCCACGTCTGACTGCATGCAAGATAAACTCGCTAAGCAGTCTGTGGGCCTGCTGTCTAACAGTGTCTGTGCAACGTGCTTCCTCTTTCAGAAAAGCCAAATTTTCTTACCGATGCGGGGACTGGAGTTTGGATACTGCCAGCCATGATGGGAAGTCGGGGTTCCTGCAGAGCGAGCGTAGCTCCTCCAGAGCTCTGACAGTTTCTGCTTCACCTTGTTCTCGGTATTCTTCTTCAGTAAGCCATCTAAACACTAACTTTCTTGATTGCAAGCggttcttcatttttctaaaatgaaatgaaatcaatTAGTGTTTCTGCAGTCTTCATAATTATGGCCCATCATTTTTCTCTACTGGCTGCTACTAACATGCATTAATCgtgaccttggaggtcttttccaaccttaatgactcCCTGTTTATCCTCGTAAAGAGGAAAAGCTGCGTACTTGcgttaaaatgaaaatgtgaagaCAACAGGTTTCGTGTGTGCAAGCTGCTTACTCTAGGTCTTAGCCAGCCTTCCAGAGAATGCTGCTTCAAAAGAGCTTTGGATCAGGTCCTTGCTGTGTATGCACGGACTGTTATCTCAGAATTAAATAGATGTCTACTTGCTCAGCCATTTTTAGGTGAAACATGTAAAATGTGTCTACGCAGAGACATGGGCTGAATCAAAACCCCGTCTGCATATGTAAATTTGAAGATAAGCAATGCTCTAAGTCTGTTATGAGTTGTTCATGTTGTTTACTAGATCGCTTCTCTTAAATCTTGCTTTAAATTACAAAACTGAGTAGTCTGAGGCCAAAATGTTTACAATCTGATGTTTTTTTAGCTGCTGCATAGCGATGTATAATATAATTAGATATCAATTAGAAAGTGTGCCATGTTCTGTTCCCTTCTGTCGACTGCTTTCAATTTAAATGTTGTGATGAGTTAAGATAAGCAAGGGCTGGATGCCCATAAAACTTTCAGCTCTGTATAAAAACACCTGCTCCAACCAGCAGCGTTCAACTTTCCTCCTTATTTCCCTGTAAAGCAAGAATGAATTACAGCCCTGGTCCGGGTCAAATGGCAAAAGTCTTGCTGGCTCAGTGGAATCTGTATTGATCTTAATAATTAATGCAGGATTCTTAATTTTGATATATCTGCTGCTCTTAACGGTGTGTCAGGCATCGTGGCCTCACCACTTGGGGCTACTTGTTTAGTGcttcaaaacaggaaaaagaaaaaaaaagccttattaTTGTCTGAAGAGAGATTTGCAGTGCTCTATTTGTAGTGCTCTATTTCAGACAATGCGTCAAAGActaaaaaagaaattgtttcttATTCTTCTGGCTATGTTGGTTCTAGCCTTGGCTTCCTCCTGGCTCTTTGAGGTTCAGCAGCAGTCCACAGCTACAGAACAGGCCACACTAAAGGGTTTTGATCTGGATGTCATCGCTGAAGGTACCAAGCAGCTGTAAATCGTGAGGGCTTTTTAGGATCTTCACTTGAGTGTTACATCtgtgatgaaaaatgttttacattcaAGGATGAGCAAATGTGTTCTTCCCATATTACTAACAAAATACTTAGCACAGTAGGATCTACATTGTGAAAGCAGTTCCAATCCCAAATGCCACGACATAAAGGGGGGCACTGGGAATAAGGGAGGGAGAATGTCCCGACAGGGATAACTGATTGCTTGCATGTACTGAGGGTAGATACGTACATCTGTGGTGATAAccttgaaatattaaaatcagtAGGAACCCGTATTTTGGTGAAAATGGGTTTTTAGTCTCTGAATTCTACACTGACATTGAAAGCCATCTGGCCTACACAGGACAGTTGGTTTTTAACGTACACTTCCTAGGTGGTAGTTCGCTTTTATCACGAGAGATTCAATACAAGCTACCTGCAGATTTTCTCACAATGTGTGAAACCAAGGTGGTATTGCTGCAGTCTAACCAAACAGATGTTTAGGTTGCCATATGCTGCAACTAGAAGGTGCTACATTTGTACTTAAGAGCACCCTCACATTTGTCTATCAACCAAAATTCATGTTTGTAACTGCCAAATGGAAAGTAATTAAATTCCTGTGTCTTATGGATTTAAACCTTCCCTATTGTAGctttatatttggaaaaaaagaaaaacaaaaccaacaaaaagacaaaacctaGCAATAGAAATTCACCAGGCGTTACCAAagtgtaagtttttttttttttttttcattattagcCTCTAATGTTTCCTGGTGGTAAAGGGACCCGGACGTTCCCGAATACATACAAACCTGCCTATGTGACAAGCAGCACCGAGGGGATAGCACAGGCCTTTTGAGCAGAGGCTGACTGCTATTATTGCATATGCAACTTGAGGTATGGTGACACCGCAGTAAATCAAGACGAAGGCTGTTAATTGCAGCGTCCACGTGAACAAGGTTATGCTCAGTTCACTGGTAAGTGGTCCGTGCTGATAGCATGTGGCAAAGCTGCTCGTTCCAACAGCCAGAAAATACCCTGTGGAAAGAATGACACGGAGAAAAAGATGAGAACTACTCGTATAAACTGTACGAGGTTGGTTGACAAAGCTTGCAACTGCTGTAGTACAACCTGGCTCTTTCTTGTGCTGTCTTAAGGGTACTTGCACTGAATTTTATGAGCTTTGTGTTTTGGTAGCTCACGGGGTGATCTGTGAAGAGCCGCTGGGTAATGCTGTAGGAGCTGCAGTGCAAGAACCTCGAGGCAGGTGCCAGACCAACAGATTTGCCAACCCCTGCAGTTAGCAATTTGTGCGTCCCATTCCCAgattcagcaaaataaaaaccatcATAGCTGCCCGTTCCCTGTCACAGGGAAAGTGTACGTGATGACAAATcagtgaaaaaataatgcaggCAAAATCTGCTGGTACAGCTGTTACTGGCCCACTATACCAAACTCTTTATTTAATGATACAACGTGAGTAAATGCTCACTGAGTACATTAGGAACCTTTGGAATATTACATCATCTCTGGCTCAGGAGAAAAAAGTAATCCATAAAGGAGctgcttgacttttttttttttttaatagatggGTATTCATCTAACCACTAAATTATCAAAAAATGCACTGCGGATTTTGGTTTAATTTTCTTACCCAACAAGTATTTCCTGTGTTCGGACCACAGCCACtccatattttctttgaaacagaaaataacataGAGAGAGGACATCCAGCAGCCACTCATTAATATCCAGAAGGTGCTGTGCTGAAAATtgacaaaaaaataagtagggaaaatacagaaatctgTCAGAATCAGGACCATGGTGTGCAAGTGAATTCACAGGCTAATTCACAGATGTGCTATTTGGTAGTCCTGCAGGGTTTCTGATCTGTGTTGGACTTCCACTACGCTTCTCGCAGTTCACATCTGCCTTGTGATGAATTCTCTGGAGAATGGCAGAGAATCCATCCCAGTTGCCACTAAAATTACATTCTGATTTACAGAATATTCTTAAAGCTAAGCTTAGCTCCAgtccaataaaaataatttaggttTTGGAATAAACTTTTATCTTACATCAACAATCTCCTGTTAAACTCAGGAGCAGCTAATTAGAACTTGATTCTGACTTAATTATATTCACTTGACTCCTATACCCATTTCAGGGGAGTTACCTGGCCacaaaaacagagcaaggtcaGAATCTGGCCTTAGACTCTTGacttcctttattattattattattattttgttttgcaaatgtaGATTTACCCTTGGAATAAATCTTTTAAGCGTCAACAGGACAAAGACTAGCAGAGCAAGAACACCCAGTATTGCTCCAGAAAGGTAAAAGAACTTGGTATTCCTGTAAAAGAACAAGAGAGAACACGGTGAGAAGTATTTTCTAACTTGTAATTAGTTAAAAATTCCAACATTTGTAAAGATAGCAGTAATCTTCGAGAAGGACTTAACGCAGCTGTAAGTCAGAGGTGGTAGTTACATGGTTAACAGGCCTGGTTTAGATTTTaaatacatgcaaaaaaaaatcccaacaaatGCTATACAATGCACTGGAATTGTTACACACTAGaaggtttttaaattattttttaaacgcTCATGCTTTCTGGTTTTATTGACTTGCtagttgctttattttctcGTACATAGCAATGTGGTTCTGTACTGTAAgaacacttatttttttatttaaaaggaaaaagcaagttTTTCTAAGCTTATGCATTGGTAAaaagctgatttaaaaatataatttagttaactcttaaaaaaaatatataaaaaatactgCTGCTCTGCTTGTCTTAAAGGTGCCTCCTGACAATTAATTTGTGACTCATTTTGCTTTGAAGTCATGGGCCAAGTGTTTTGCTCTAACAGTAAGTATCCTCCCTGATGAGCTATGCAAGACACGCATCAAAAGAACAATGAGGAAGGGTTGGCAAGAAGGTGGAGGCAGACCAGGCCCCAGGTGACCTCATCCTAAGCATTTCTGCCTGCAGGAAGGCATCATTTTCGATGCATGCGACATTCTTTAGCATTCAGCCAACCTCCCCCATCCACAAAAGGGAGAGAGGATTGTTCTGAATCCACACTTGCTCGCTGCTTAGGATTGTCCTGGTGTCGCCCAGTGCAAGATGCAGCTACCTGACAAATGCTCCTAGGTGTGTCACAGTCTGTCCAGGCACAAACGGTAGGAAGtatcattaattttaatatatgtttAAATATACATCCAGTTTTCTTATTTCACTTTCCCAGACAATCGCGTCTCCAGCTTAGTAAAACAGACCAAAGATGCACAGACTTTGGGAGAGAAGGTCAAAACACAGCAGCTCGTACTCACCTGCTCAGACTGTGTGcaaaatggaacagaaaaatTCCAgctacaaacaaaaacaagagctTTCCATCTAGCactaaaaaaggggaaaaaagacagaaatggaCTTTAGAGTTATACAATCTAAAGCATTGGTTCTATATAAAAGACTAGCAGAAAAGTGCCAAGCTTCTTAAAAAGAGATGGTACGTTCAGGTACAGTGACAATACCAACCTAGCTGTAATCTGAACTCAAAGCCTCCTTACTTACTTTCTCGTTTCACACTCACGACGTACAGTTCTTTCTCAAAGGGCTGTATTTTGAAGCAGATATCCTCTccatattgttttatttttaggaaagtTTCTGTAGCTGTCTCTGGTTTCCAGAAGATTTGAACAGCACACGCAGCAAACTCAAAAACAGTTTCTGAGTTACGACAGTTGCTTTTTTCTGAAGTGGGCACAAACCTGAATGTTTCTGTGCTGTTGATTTTTACCTAAAatcaaacaataacaaaatacatAGAGAAATAGCTCAGaatcactgcttttttttttgttgctgctttttgtgACACACAGCATCTATGCCATACACATGCTAATGAGGCTCACCACAGAAAGCTAGAGAACATAATGGTACTGCAAATTTAAGTTGTTTAATACCGGTTATTTAGTGTATGCAATTAGTTGTTTAGGCCTTACAGCATGCTTCAGA
The sequence above is drawn from the Anas platyrhynchos isolate ZD024472 breed Pekin duck chromosome 7, IASCAAS_PekinDuck_T2T, whole genome shotgun sequence genome and encodes:
- the NEMP2 gene encoding nuclear envelope integral membrane protein 2 isoform X4, with the protein product MAPARPPRALPGLGPVLGVLAVLAGAGAGAGAGTGAGENCSVLKEGDVIQKWDENCYCYVQNRTLHLQYIWSTVEVKINSTETFRFVPTSEKSNCRNSETVFEFAACAVQIFWKPETATETFLKIKQYGEDICFKIQPFEKELYVVSVKREMLDGKLLFLFVAGIFLFHFAHSLSRNTKFFYLSGAILGVLALLVFVLLTLKRFIPRHSTFWILMSGCWMSSLYVIFCFKENMEWLWSEHRKYLLGYFLAVGTSSFATCYQHGPLTSELSITLFTWTLQLTAFVLIYCGVTIPQVAYAIIAVSLCSKGLCYPLGAACHIGRKMKNRLQSRKLVFRWLTEEEYREQGEAETVRALEELRSLCRNPDFPSWLAVSKLQSPHRLSLSSAVLTLLFPLAASRLQRTQDHYFSHHLILETLLELPVVGRSLLS
- the NEMP2 gene encoding nuclear envelope integral membrane protein 2 isoform X3: MPPLSQAYSHSARPKAGENCSVLKEGDVIQKWDENCYCYVQNRTLHLQYIWSTVEVKINSTETFRFVPTSEKSNCRNSETVFEFAACAVQIFWKPETATETFLKIKQYGEDICFKIQPFEKELYVVSVKREMLDGKLLFLFVAGIFLFHFAHSLSRNTKFFYLSGAILGVLALLVFVLLTLKRFIPRHSTFWILMSGCWMSSLYVIFCFKENMEWLWSEHRKYLLGYFLAVGTSSFATCYQHGPLTSELSITLFTWTLQLTAFVLIYCGVTIPQVAYAIIAVSLCSKGLCYPLGAACHIGRKMKNRLQSRKLVFRWLTEEEYREQGEAETVRALEELRSLCRNPDFPSWLAVSKLQSPHRFAGFVLGSPHVSPAETKAHEKEYGFGSFFLEEQLFDTRVESEQDETENSIHEEEDVDEDEIREQIPFPYATELL
- the NEMP2 gene encoding nuclear envelope integral membrane protein 2 isoform X2; this translates as MAPARPPRALPGLGPVLGVLAVLAGAGAGAGAGENCSVLKEGDVIQKWDENCYCYVQNRTLHLQYIWSTVEVKINSTETFRFVPTSEKSNCRNSETVFEFAACAVQIFWKPETATETFLKIKQYGEDICFKIQPFEKELYVVSVKREMLDGKLLFLFVAGIFLFHFAHSLSRNTKFFYLSGAILGVLALLVFVLLTLKRFIPRHSTFWILMSGCWMSSLYVIFCFKENMEWLWSEHRKYLLGYFLAVGTSSFATCYQHGPLTSELSITLFTWTLQLTAFVLIYCGVTIPQVAYAIIAVSLCSKGLCYPLGAACHIGRKMKNRLQSRKLVFRWLTEEEYREQGEAETVRALEELRSLCRNPDFPSWLAVSKLQSPHRFAGFVLGSPHVSPAETKAHEKEYGFGSFFLEEQLFDTRVESEQDETENSIHEEEDVDEDEIREQIPFPYATELL
- the NEMP2 gene encoding nuclear envelope integral membrane protein 2 isoform X1; protein product: MAPARPPRALPGLGPVLGVLAVLAGAGAGAGAGTGAGENCSVLKEGDVIQKWDENCYCYVQNRTLHLQYIWSTVEVKINSTETFRFVPTSEKSNCRNSETVFEFAACAVQIFWKPETATETFLKIKQYGEDICFKIQPFEKELYVVSVKREMLDGKLLFLFVAGIFLFHFAHSLSRNTKFFYLSGAILGVLALLVFVLLTLKRFIPRHSTFWILMSGCWMSSLYVIFCFKENMEWLWSEHRKYLLGYFLAVGTSSFATCYQHGPLTSELSITLFTWTLQLTAFVLIYCGVTIPQVAYAIIAVSLCSKGLCYPLGAACHIGRKMKNRLQSRKLVFRWLTEEEYREQGEAETVRALEELRSLCRNPDFPSWLAVSKLQSPHRFAGFVLGSPHVSPAETKAHEKEYGFGSFFLEEQLFDTRVESEQDETENSIHEEEDVDEDEIREQIPFPYATELL